The Candidatus Bathyarchaeota archaeon nucleotide sequence TTGACACAGGCAAAATTTACTCCAAGAAAGCAGCTTTAAAAATAGATGAAACCCTAAAAGAGTACATCGAACAAAACGAAGGATTTGTCTGTTCGGTTTGCGGAAAAAGACATAGCAAACTCTTAGAGTTCAAATGTAGCCACGATAACTCCAGCGTATGCATCTTTCACTATGACCTCTGCGATGTATGCGGAAGGGTTGTTTCAAAAGCTAACCTCAAACACAACGAGGACTTCACAAGAAAATTATGCCCTAAACACGCCCACGCAAAGAAAAACTAGGAGCAAACAATTTGCACGATAAATTTAATGGAATCTTAAAAGAAATACGTGACCAACCCGCCAGTGATGTTTCAGCGTTTTTAGAGGATAAACTACAAATTCCACCTGACAAAGCAGAAGAATTAGCCGCCAGAATAAAAAAACACCACATACAACAGGCAGAAAAACAAGACGTAACACGAACAGTTATAGAAAAACCTGACAAAACAACACCAGCCACAACAAGCATCTATTCAACGGACAAGCTTTCTGTCAGAGAATTTTCCTATTTCATCAAATGGTTACTGACCGAATTAGGATACACCATTGAATCCGAAATTCAGGTTGCCGATTATGGTCTTGATATGATAGTCACCAGAGGCGATGAAAAAACTGCGGTTTTAGCCAGAAAGTATCCGCGAAATTATGAGGTATCAGAGACGATTATGATGTTATCTGAGCAGGCAAAACAGGATTATGCTTGCAAAAAAGCAGTCATTATTGCAACCACAGTTTTTAGCTCACAGGCAATAGCAGACGCCCAGAAATGTGGTGTTGAACTTTGGGACCAAACCACGATAGATACACAAATTAAAGCAGTTAGAGAAAAAGTTGAATCTGAGCAGTACACGCGTTTTCCAGAGTTTTCAGGTTCACTTCTGGAGTGGCTTTTAAAGCTTGATGAAAGTGAGCATTTCATTGTAGAACCCCGCGCCTCTGGAAAGTATGATTTGCACCTGCCCGAAGTCAAATTTCCACTTCTAACATTCCAAGCCCAAAAAGACACAGTTACACAATGTGTGTATAGAATAAAAGACAACAGACCCATGGGAGAAAACGAGGGCACCGTGCTAATCGGCACGGATAATGACGGCAACAGAGTTGGACCAGAGGATGCGGAAGCTTACGAGCTGATAACTCGGTATCTTGAAGACTTCCTGAACTAAACAAAAGGTAGAAGACTTATGCCTTTTTAGCTATACATACGAAATAGTCTTCGTCATTCCGCTCAAAGGTGACTTCAAGCCCGTTTTCCTGCATCATCTGCTTAAGATGCTCCATACTAGGCAGGAAATCGTTTCCAATCTCTACGCCGCCGTTCATGTGAACTCCGTTGATTTTTTTGGCTGAATCAGAATGAGCAACAGCTAATCTGCCACCTTTTTTTAACGCCTTAGATAGTATCTGGATGGCTAAGGGTTGGTCAACAAAATGGGGAAAACAAGAATAACACATAACCAAGTCAAATTCTGCAGTATATTTTAGTTCGTAAACATCAGAGACCATAAACGAAACAAGTGGATGCTCTGTTCGTGGATATTTTGAGCGGGCGAC carries:
- a CDS encoding restriction endonuclease gives rise to the protein MHDKFNGILKEIRDQPASDVSAFLEDKLQIPPDKAEELAARIKKHHIQQAEKQDVTRTVIEKPDKTTPATTSIYSTDKLSVREFSYFIKWLLTELGYTIESEIQVADYGLDMIVTRGDEKTAVLARKYPRNYEVSETIMMLSEQAKQDYACKKAVIIATTVFSSQAIADAQKCGVELWDQTTIDTQIKAVREKVESEQYTRFPEFSGSLLEWLLKLDESEHFIVEPRASGKYDLHLPEVKFPLLTFQAQKDTVTQCVYRIKDNRPMGENEGTVLIGTDNDGNRVGPEDAEAYELITRYLEDFLN
- a CDS encoding methyltransferase domain-containing protein, with product MNPKTVNPKQRPFFNEKAEIWDKITTHNPKKVQYITELLKIHSGDKILDVGTGTGIMIPFYEKYLQEGNVVAVDYSEKMIEVARSKYPRTEHPLVSFMVSDVYELKYTAEFDLVMCYSCFPHFVDQPLAIQILSKALKKGGRLAVAHSDSAKKINGVHMNGGVEIGNDFLPSMEHLKQMMQENGLEVTFERNDEDYFVCIAKKA